The Paenibacillus sp. FSL H7-0357 nucleotide sequence TTTGAAGCCAATGGTGAAGATTATAGCCGTCAAGTTTCGCTCGCCATCGCCTCCGGGGAATTGCCTGACATGATGCGCGTCGATTCCAAAGATGAACTGAAAGAACTGGTGGATAATGATCTGATTGAGGATCTGACAGCCATTTATGATCAATATGCTACGGATAACATCAAGCAGATGTACGATTCCTATGATGGCCGTGCATTAGACAATGCGACGATCGATGGACGTTTGATGGGCCTTCCGGCGACTTCCCTGGATTCCGCACCAACGATGGTTTGGGTCCGTCAAGATTGGCTGGATCTGCTGGGAATTCAACTTGATGCAGACGGAGACGGGACCATCTCGCTGGATGAAGTGGAGAAAACAGCGCTGGAATTCCTGAAAAGAGATCCTGGCCAATCCGGGAACCCGGTAGGTATTCCATTTGTGAACACGCTGAATACAACAGATTATAATGGCTCTGCTTATACCATGCTGGGAGTTGCCTCAACCGAGGGAGCGTTCCCGCAATATTGGATGGATGGTGAAGAGGGCAAAATCGTGTATGGTTCCACGACAGAAGAAACCAAGCAAATGCTGGGCATCATGGCGGATTGGTTCAAGAATGGCATCATTGACCCGCAATTTGGGACCCGCACGTTTGATGACATTACTGCACTCTACACCAATGGCCAAAGCGGTATCGCTTTTGGACCGTGGCATATCCCTGACTGGGGACTGATCAGCGTGAAGCAGATGGATAAAAATGCAAAATTCTCGGCGTATACGTTGGAGGATGCAGACGGCAATGTCAACGTGGCACATGCCAATCCATCCAATCAGTTTATCGTGGTGAAAAAAGGATATGAACACCCTGAGCTGGCCGTTAAGATTGTAAACCTGTTCTACGATAAACTGGCTAATGATAAAGATGCCGCAGCAACCATGCCGGAAGCTGCCAAGTATCAAGAGACCGGGGTAGACGGTTCTACGAGACCTTTTAATATCGAAGTCAACTCGGCTACATCGCTGCTGGATGATTACTCTGACGTCGTTCGTGGGATTAAAGGAGAGATTGGCCTGGATGAGGTTCGTACAACCGAATCGAAGAACAATATCGGAAGCATCAAAACCTATTTAAGCGACATGGATACGGATGACGCGACTGCTTGGTCGAAATATCATTCGCGGATCAACGGAGTTGGACTGATCGACAAACTGACACAGGAAAACAAATTCGTCTGGATGACACCTACTTTCTCTGGAACTACATCAAGCATGAAACAGACGTGGGCCAATCTGACGAAGTTGGAGCAGGAATCGTTTATCAAAATCGTGACCGGTTCAGAACCGCTCGATTACTTTGATACATTCGTCAGCAATTGGAAGAAACAAGGTGGTGATCAAATCATTCAGGAAATTGAAGACGAGGTCGCATCAAAACAATAAACATCATGAACAGTGGCAGGGCTGCGATACGCAGCCTTTCTTCAAGAAAGGGGTTCATCCATGAAACAGGAGAATTTGAAAGCAAGGGGCCGGCTTGGCGCAGGTGCCATGTACCATATGATGATGCTGCCAGGCATTTTGTTTTTGCTTATATTCAGCTATGTTCCAATGGTCGGCATCATTACGGCTTTTCAGGACTATATACCCGCCAAGGGCATGTTCGGCTCCGAATTTGTAGGGCTGAAGCATTTTATTTATATGTTTAAGCTGCCGGATATCGCGCAGGTCGTCAGCAATACGTTGGTGATTGCTATTGGCAAGATTCTGCTCGGAACGATGATGGCCATCATTTTTTCCGTTTTGTTAAATGAAATTCGTATTAAATACGTAAAAAAATCCGTGCAGACTATTGTTTATCTGCCGCACTTTCTATCTTGGGTTGTACTGGCATCCGTCGTTGTCAACATGTTCAGTTTGGACGGAATTGTGAATCAAATGTTGGCGTTCTTTGGCCTGGAAAATATTAATTTCCTTGGCAGCAACACCTGGTTCCAGCCACTGATTATCGGAACAGACGTGTGGAAGGAGTTTGGTTACAGTTCCATCGTCTATTTGGCTGCTATTACGTCGATTGATCCCGGTCTGTATGAAGCGGCAGGAATGGATGGAGCCAGTTGGTGGAGAAAAGTATGGCATATTACGTTGCCGGGCATGCTCCCTATTATTCTGCTCATGGGTGTAATGAGCCTGACCAATATTTTGAGCGCCGGTTTCGATCAAATCTATAATCTGTATAACCCGGTTGTCTATGAGTCGGGCGATATTCTGGATACCTATGTCTACCGGATCGGTCTCGTTGGGCGACAGTATAGCTTCGGTACGGCTGTTGGCTTGTTCAAGTCCGTGATCGGCATTGTTTTACTCTTGTCTGCCAACCAGTTGGCCAAAAAATATACGGACCGAAAAATATTCTAAGGAGGCAAAACCTGTGTCCTATTCTGCAAACTTAAAAGATCGAATTGGCCGGTTTGTCATCTATGCCATCGTCATCATGCTAGCATTGGCCTGCCTTCTTCCGTTATGGAATATCGTTGCCATTTCATTCAGTAGCAGCGAGGCGGTATCAGCGAATGCTGTAGGTCTCGTTCCGGTCAATTTTACAACTGCAGCGTATACCAAAATTATTGATGATCCACAGTTCTGGCGTTCCTTTGGCATATCTGTTCTACGTGTCGCGCTTACCCTTGTGCTTAACATGACTCTGATTATTTTGATGGCTTATCCGTTATCCAAATCGAAAAGGGATTTTAAAGGCAGAAACATTTATATGAATATTATGATTTTTGCCATGTTGTTCAGTGGAGGCATGATTCCGAGTTACCTGCTGATCAAAAACCTGGATATGTTGAATACGATTTGGGCACTTGTTCTGCCAGGCGCTGTCCCGATATTCAGTGTCATCCTCGTGATGAACTTCTTCTCCGCTGTACCTAAAGCGCTTGAAGAAGCAGCGTTCATCGATGGGGCGAATCCGCTCCAGGTCTTGTTCAAAGTCTATGTTCCTGTGTCCATTCCTGCGCTGGCAACAGTCGCTCTATTCAGTATCGTGGGTACATGGAATGACTTCTTCAGCGGTTTGATCTATATGACCAAAGTCAGCAATTATCCGCTAATGACCTATATTCAGTCCCTTAACGTGAATATTGCCGATTTGCTTCAAGCCGGCACGAATTCCAGTGAGCTCAGCAACCTGACTGAAATTTCGAAAAAGAACCTGAATGCGGCCAAAATCGTAGTCGCTGTCATCCCGCTATTGCTGATTTATCCGCTGCTGCAAAAATACTTTGTGACTGGCATTGTCGTAGGATCCGTCAAAGAATAACTAGATGCTGTGAGTTGATGAAAATAAACCACGTTTCGTGTGAAAGAGAGGTTGAATGGAACATGAAAAATAAAAAATGGTGGAAAGAAACCGTTGTATATCAAATATATCCACGGAGCTTTCAAGATAGTAACGGAGATGGAATCGGCGACTTGGAGGGCATTGTGTCCCGATTGGATTATTTGCAGGAACTCGGCATCGGTGCGATTTGGTTATCACCCGTTTGCAAGTCCCCTCAAGATGATTATGGGTATGATATTTCAGATTATCAGGATATCGATCCGATGTTTGGGTCTTTGGAAGATATGGAAACGTTAATTCATGAAGCCGGGAAACGAGACATTCGGATCATTATGGATTTGGTGTTGAACCATACATCGGATGAACACCCTTGGTTTCAAGAAGCCAAAAAAAGCAAAGGGAGCAAAAGATCCTGTTCACAATCATGCGAACGTCCTGCTTGAATGGCTTATTTCCCGATAAAAAAGTACAGGCCGCCCCCGGGATCGACTAAGATCCGGGAAGCGGCCTATGTGTTTAGGTATTACTAGTTGTTGTCCAATTGCAGGGCTGGGCCGAAAAACTCATAGTGAATTTGTTCTTCTTTCATTCCGAGCGCATGCAGTTCACGAATCATCGCTTCCATAAAAGGTACCGGACCGCAAACATAGGCATCCCCTGTAATATCTACATATGACTTTAGGACTTCGCCTGTAATTACTCCATCCGGACCACCGGAATAGAAGGTTTTGGTCTTAACATTGCTCATAGCAGATGCATGTTTCTCGACATCTTTACGGAAAGCGGCCAGTGCTTCATTCCGCGCAGAATGCAGGAATACAGTCGGCCGGTCCGGCGTTGCTGCCGCAACGGTTTCGAACATGCTTATCATCGGCGTGATGCCCACACCGCCAGAGATAAAGGCCACAGGCGTTGTTTTGGTGGCATCCAGCAAAAACTCACCCGCCGGGGCGCTTACTTCGACGGAATCTCCTTCTGCAACCTGCTCATGAAGATAAAGCGAGACGACGCCATTCGGATCATTATCGGCTTCACGTTTCACGGAAATGCGGAATTCATCCGCTTTTGGCGCTTGCGAAAGGCTGTACTGACGGATCATGGTGTACTTCTCGCCAGGTATTAAGACACGTACAGAGATATACTGTCCTGGCTTATAATCCGGTACATTGGAACCGTCTGCCGGTTTAAGATAGAACGATGTAATGTTGGTGCTTTCTTGTACTTTGCGCGCAACAGTGAACGGTTTGAAGAAATTCCAGCCATTTTCCTGTTCACGCGCTTCTTTATACATGCTGTCTTCAACGCCGATAAAGGCACCTGCGATGACGCCGTAGGCTTCTTCCCATGCTTTGAGAATTTCATCGGTGGCGGCATCACCCAGCACTTCCTTGATGGCTTTCAGTAAAAATTCGCCGACGATCGGGTAATGCTCCGGTTTAATGCCAAGACTGACATGCTTGTGTGCAATCTGGACAACCGCAGGCAGGATATTCTCAAGGTTGTCAATGTGGACGGCTGCTGCGTACACCGCATTGGCAAGTGCAGCCTGCTGGCGGCCTTGCGCCTGGTTGGCATGGTTAAATACATTAAGAAGTTCTGGATGGGCTTCGAACAAATTCCGGTAAAACACTGATGTAATGGTTGTGCCATGTTCGGCTAATACGGGTGCTGTGGATTTGACAATATCCCGGGTTTCCTGTGATAAAATAACGATCAGCTCCTCTCAATTGTTCCAAATTTAATATATACTCATTTTAAGTTAAAAGATATATTTAAAATACCACTTTAACAAAATGGACAATATATATGATATTATTTGTAATAAATATCACTTACTATACCAACAATTGGAGGGAAATATGAGACTTACTTTGTATACAGATTTTTCTTTGCGAATCCTCCTCTATCTTGGATCAAAGCAGCGAAATGAGCTTTCAACCATACAAGACATATCGAACGCTTATCATATCTCCAAAAATCATTTGATGAAGGTCTCACACGAATTAGGAAAGGCGGGATATATTGAAACTGTAAGAGGGCGGGGGGGAGGTATACGGCTTGCCCGGACACCTGAAGAGATAAACATTGGGGAGGTCGTACGCCGGATGGAAGACGACTTCTATCTTGTCGAGTGCTTCAATCCTTCAGGCGGCAGTTGTCCGATCTCCCCGGTTTGTGGACTTAAAGGAGCACTTGCCAGAGCACTTCAAGCCTATCTGCAGGTGCTAAATGAATATACGCTGCAGGATTTATTAATCAACAAAGATGACCTGCGTGCTATTCTTCAACAGCAGGAGAAGGTCACGCCTCCGCTAACAACAGCCGTTCTTCATCCCGGCTATGAATGGAGTTCACAACCAACAGGGCATGGAACTGATGAATCACCTCAGGAATGAGTCCGTCTTCCTCCGCATCGGCGTGGCTAATGATTCGCGTCTCCCAATACTCAATCAAATGATCGGCCGCTTGGCGCGCCACCTCGATTTCTTTTGCTTCCAGAAGCTCTTCCACTTCTTCAGTTTTAGCTATAGCACCGGACAGCCCGCCCTGATGAATGGCATGATGGGCGTGCAACTGGCGCAATGAAGGACCTGTCATGTGGCTCATCCTCTCGTTTTTTTTTTTCAGTATAGCACACCAGAAAGCAGTGGAATTCCCGCTAAGGAATTCCACGGATCACAAACAGGGAACTCCCTAATAGGAGCTAATATCCTTAATCATCAAGTACACCGTACAGCTTTTCTCTCAGCGAGGAAGGCTTTTTTTGCTTTTTATTCAGATCAAGGGAATTCCCGCGGCTCAATAGGCGATTCCCTAATGGGAAGTATCGCCAGGGGGATCCATAATGAGATTAATTGAATGAATGTATATTTTTACGCAACCCTGTCCTTCATTCTGCAAAGGAGTGTTCGTAATCGATGAAGAAAAAATATGGTCTCAACTTTTTCAAGCCAATTGAAAGCTATTCCGGGAACTGGTCCATTCTTGAGGAGAAAAACCGGGATTGGGAGAATATGTACCGCCAGCGCTGGTCTCATGATAAAGTAGTCCGCACCACTCACGGAGTCAATTGTACAGGTTCCTGCAGCTGGAAGGTATTTGTGAAGAACGGAATTAT carries:
- a CDS encoding ABC transporter permease, which gives rise to MKQENLKARGRLGAGAMYHMMMLPGILFLLIFSYVPMVGIITAFQDYIPAKGMFGSEFVGLKHFIYMFKLPDIAQVVSNTLVIAIGKILLGTMMAIIFSVLLNEIRIKYVKKSVQTIVYLPHFLSWVVLASVVVNMFSLDGIVNQMLAFFGLENINFLGSNTWFQPLIIGTDVWKEFGYSSIVYLAAITSIDPGLYEAAGMDGASWWRKVWHITLPGMLPIILLMGVMSLTNILSAGFDQIYNLYNPVVYESGDILDTYVYRIGLVGRQYSFGTAVGLFKSVIGIVLLLSANQLAKKYTDRKIF
- a CDS encoding extracellular solute-binding protein, translating into MRTKWSMKSKRLTKRLAVLSMSALMVATLAACGDSSNPPTAEEAGKYEVTPGDPFSAYKDEITVTMGRVTTANPKLPAGDTYENNAYTRLVKDTFNAQITDQFEANGEDYSRQVSLAIASGELPDMMRVDSKDELKELVDNDLIEDLTAIYDQYATDNIKQMYDSYDGRALDNATIDGRLMGLPATSLDSAPTMVWVRQDWLDLLGIQLDADGDGTISLDEVEKTALEFLKRDPGQSGNPVGIPFVNTLNTTDYNGSAYTMLGVASTEGAFPQYWMDGEEGKIVYGSTTEETKQMLGIMADWFKNGIIDPQFGTRTFDDITALYTNGQSGIAFGPWHIPDWGLISVKQMDKNAKFSAYTLEDADGNVNVAHANPSNQFIVVKKGYEHPELAVKIVNLFYDKLANDKDAAATMPEAAKYQETGVDGSTRPFNIEVNSATSLLDDYSDVVRGIKGEIGLDEVRTTESKNNIGSIKTYLSDMDTDDATAWSKYHSRINGVGLIDKLTQENKFVWMTPTFSGTTSSMKQTWANLTKLEQESFIKIVTGSEPLDYFDTFVSNWKKQGGDQIIQEIEDEVASKQ
- the hmpA gene encoding NO-inducible flavohemoprotein yields the protein MLSQETRDIVKSTAPVLAEHGTTITSVFYRNLFEAHPELLNVFNHANQAQGRQQAALANAVYAAAVHIDNLENILPAVVQIAHKHVSLGIKPEHYPIVGEFLLKAIKEVLGDAATDEILKAWEEAYGVIAGAFIGVEDSMYKEAREQENGWNFFKPFTVARKVQESTNITSFYLKPADGSNVPDYKPGQYISVRVLIPGEKYTMIRQYSLSQAPKADEFRISVKREADNDPNGVVSLYLHEQVAEGDSVEVSAPAGEFLLDATKTTPVAFISGGVGITPMISMFETVAAATPDRPTVFLHSARNEALAAFRKDVEKHASAMSNVKTKTFYSGGPDGVITGEVLKSYVDITGDAYVCGPVPFMEAMIRELHALGMKEEQIHYEFFGPALQLDNN
- a CDS encoding carbohydrate ABC transporter permease, with amino-acid sequence MSYSANLKDRIGRFVIYAIVIMLALACLLPLWNIVAISFSSSEAVSANAVGLVPVNFTTAAYTKIIDDPQFWRSFGISVLRVALTLVLNMTLIILMAYPLSKSKRDFKGRNIYMNIMIFAMLFSGGMIPSYLLIKNLDMLNTIWALVLPGAVPIFSVILVMNFFSAVPKALEEAAFIDGANPLQVLFKVYVPVSIPALATVALFSIVGTWNDFFSGLIYMTKVSNYPLMTYIQSLNVNIADLLQAGTNSSELSNLTEISKKNLNAAKIVVAVIPLLLIYPLLQKYFVTGIVVGSVKE